A single window of Inediibacterium massiliense DNA harbors:
- a CDS encoding WecB/TagA/CpsF family glycosyltransferase, producing the protein MKNKVDIMGSLIDEVNLDAALNRAIELINGQSCSMIITPNTEIVMEATKDDELLKIINEADLVIPDGIGLIYASKIQGKELKERVTGVDLMKEILKYCHEAKKSIYILGGKPGVAQKACENIKNKFSDIEIKGFQDGYFKKEEEDHIIEKINKLKPDILFLALGAPKQEKWMKKHRDHLNVKVTMGVGGSVDIWAGTAKRAPQIYQNLGLEWFYRLMKEPWRYKRMLVLPKFMIKAFLHKK; encoded by the coding sequence TTGAAAAATAAAGTAGATATTATGGGATCCCTCATAGATGAGGTAAATTTAGATGCCGCACTAAATCGTGCTATAGAACTGATCAATGGACAAAGTTGTAGTATGATTATTACACCGAATACAGAAATAGTGATGGAAGCCACAAAAGATGATGAATTATTAAAAATCATCAACGAAGCAGATTTAGTCATACCAGATGGAATAGGACTCATTTATGCATCTAAAATTCAAGGAAAAGAGTTAAAAGAGCGAGTTACAGGTGTGGATTTAATGAAAGAAATACTAAAATATTGTCATGAAGCTAAAAAAAGTATTTATATTCTTGGAGGAAAACCAGGTGTGGCTCAGAAGGCTTGTGAGAATATTAAAAATAAATTTTCTGATATAGAGATAAAAGGATTTCAAGATGGGTATTTTAAGAAAGAAGAAGAAGATCATATTATAGAAAAAATCAATAAATTAAAGCCTGATATATTATTTCTAGCATTAGGGGCACCCAAACAAGAAAAATGGATGAAAAAACATAGGGATCATTTAAATGTAAAGGTCACTATGGGTGTAGGTGGAAGTGTAGATATATGGGCAGGAACAGCCAAAAGAGCTCCACAGATTTATCAAAATTTAGGGCTTGAGTGGTTTTATCGTTTGATGAAAGAACCGTGGAGATACAAAAGAATGCTTGTACTGCCAAAGTTTATGATCAAAGCATTTCTTCACAAAAAATAA
- a CDS encoding transketolase, with the protein MEKVDSSQFKNISTEIRKNIIKSVHAAGSGHPGGSLSAADILTVLYFHKMKVDPKNPKWEDRDRFVLSKGHAAPVLYATLAEKGFFPKEELLKLRHMGAMLQGHPDMKGTPGVEMSTGSLGQGFSSTIGMALASKLDKRNNRIYTLLGDGEVQEGIVWEAAMAASHYKLDNLTAILDFNGLQIDGKNEDVMNIHPIKEKWESFGWHVVSIDGHNFEEIIKALDEAENTKEKPTMIIAKTIKGKGVSFMENQVGWHGNAPKDEETKQALEELGGAN; encoded by the coding sequence TTGGAAAAAGTAGATAGTAGTCAATTTAAAAACATTTCTACAGAAATTAGAAAAAACATCATAAAATCTGTACATGCAGCAGGTTCAGGACATCCAGGGGGATCATTATCAGCAGCAGATATCCTAACAGTACTATATTTTCATAAAATGAAGGTAGATCCTAAAAATCCAAAATGGGAAGATAGAGATCGATTTGTTTTATCAAAAGGACATGCAGCGCCAGTATTATATGCAACTTTAGCAGAAAAAGGGTTTTTTCCAAAAGAAGAGCTTTTAAAATTAAGACATATGGGTGCAATGCTTCAAGGTCATCCTGATATGAAAGGAACACCAGGAGTAGAGATGTCCACAGGATCATTAGGACAAGGCTTTTCTTCTACTATAGGAATGGCTTTAGCTTCAAAGCTTGATAAAAGAAATAATAGAATCTATACTTTACTTGGAGATGGAGAAGTACAAGAAGGGATTGTTTGGGAGGCTGCAATGGCAGCAAGCCATTATAAGCTTGATAATTTAACAGCAATTCTAGATTTTAATGGACTTCAAATTGATGGAAAAAACGAAGATGTTATGAATATTCATCCAATCAAAGAAAAATGGGAAAGCTTTGGATGGCATGTAGTATCTATTGATGGACATAACTTTGAAGAAATTATAAAAGCTTTAGATGAAGCTGAAAATACAAAAGAGAAACCTACTATGATTATTGCAAAGACTATTAAAGGAAAAGGCGTTTCCTTTATGGAAAATCAAGTGGGATGGCATGGAAATGCACCAAAGGATGAAGAAACAAAACAAGCACTAGAGGAATTAGGAGGTGCAAACTAA
- a CDS encoding transketolase family protein, with protein MSQKIATREAYGDALKELGKVNENVVVLDADLSKSTKTAVFQKEFPERFFNMGIAEQNLMGTAAGFATSGKIPFASTFAMFATGRAFEIIRNSICYPKLNVKVCATHAGITVGEDGASHQALEDLACMRAIPNMTVINPADAVSAKKAVFAMADYNGPVYARFGRAAVPVIYDEDMKFEIGKGIQVREGKDVTIVATGIMVSPALEAREILKNEGIDVRVIDIHTIKPIDEELIIKAAKETGAIVTAEEHNIIGGLGSAVAEVLVENHPVPMKRVGTMDTFGESGKPNDLIKKYGLNAENIVKVVKEVLSQK; from the coding sequence ATGAGTCAAAAAATAGCTACAAGAGAAGCATACGGAGATGCATTAAAAGAGCTTGGAAAAGTAAATGAAAATGTAGTTGTATTAGATGCAGACCTTTCTAAATCAACTAAAACAGCAGTATTTCAAAAAGAGTTTCCAGAAAGATTTTTTAATATGGGGATTGCAGAGCAAAATTTAATGGGAACAGCAGCAGGGTTTGCAACAAGTGGAAAAATTCCTTTTGCAAGTACTTTTGCTATGTTTGCAACAGGAAGAGCTTTTGAAATCATAAGAAACTCTATTTGTTATCCTAAATTAAATGTAAAGGTATGTGCAACCCATGCAGGAATCACAGTAGGAGAAGATGGAGCAAGTCATCAAGCGTTAGAAGATTTAGCATGTATGAGAGCTATTCCAAACATGACAGTTATCAATCCTGCAGATGCTGTATCTGCAAAAAAAGCAGTATTTGCTATGGCAGATTATAATGGACCTGTTTATGCTAGATTTGGAAGAGCAGCAGTTCCTGTTATTTATGATGAAGATATGAAGTTTGAAATAGGAAAGGGAATACAAGTAAGAGAAGGTAAAGATGTAACGATTGTTGCTACAGGAATTATGGTATCCCCTGCATTAGAAGCAAGAGAAATATTAAAAAATGAAGGAATAGATGTAAGAGTAATTGATATACATACGATCAAGCCTATAGATGAAGAGTTAATCATAAAAGCTGCAAAAGAAACAGGTGCTATTGTAACGGCAGAAGAACATAATATCATAGGTGGATTAGGTTCAGCAGTAGCAGAAGTATTAGTAGAAAATCATCCTGTACCTATGAAAAGAGTAGGAACGATGGATACTTTTGGTGAATCTGGAAAACCAAATGATTTGATAAAAAAATACGGATTAAATGCTGAGAACATAGTAAAAGTTGTAAAAGAAGTATTGAGTCAAAAATAA
- a CDS encoding protease complex subunit PrcB family protein has translation MKEKLKALNYKKIFIIAIVIMVIIGIFLGMKYFIGDDEEVSFEVLNQDQIPQKIQEILPRYKSLERALACKVNDEIFVIVTRGEKATGGYAVHIDKVEQIKEAEEEKMIVYTTFKDPSVGDVVTQVSTYPHVVAKTNLKELPDKIELKVKYDD, from the coding sequence ATGAAAGAAAAATTAAAGGCACTCAATTATAAAAAAATCTTTATTATTGCAATTGTTATTATGGTCATCATAGGAATTTTTTTAGGTATGAAATATTTTATAGGAGATGATGAAGAAGTGTCATTTGAAGTATTAAACCAAGATCAAATTCCACAAAAGATTCAAGAAATATTACCAAGGTACAAAAGCTTAGAAAGAGCTTTGGCTTGTAAAGTCAATGACGAAATTTTTGTCATTGTCACAAGAGGAGAAAAAGCGACTGGGGGATATGCAGTTCATATAGATAAGGTTGAGCAAATAAAAGAAGCTGAAGAAGAAAAGATGATTGTATATACTACTTTTAAAGATCCAAGTGTAGGAGATGTAGTGACTCAAGTGAGTACATATCCTCATGTAGTAGCAAAGACAAATTTAAAGGAACTTCCTGATAAGATTGAATTAAAGGTAAAATATGATGATTGA
- a CDS encoding LysM peptidoglycan-binding domain-containing protein — translation MKCKKLLIFSILGTSIFWGSIGIGYGQTYTVQEGDSFWKISQKYNVPLKEIMTLNHADENTEIYPGNQIIISENETYKVQAGDTYWIISQKYNVNFKNLLACNGANENTWLEVGDVIKIPSSQNLSNTEKTQINTKPYVTYITHTVKAGDDPWKLSLQYGIPMKEILDANHMNENQWLTIGQSIKIPVHHVPILPTPASKYGEYLDWWSGAQYVLPIGAKFTVVDFATGKRWNMKRTIGANHADCEPITKEDTNIMKGVWGGTFSWDTRPVVIEYKGRKIAASAAAMPHDVQYINDNNFDGHMDIHFLNSTRHKDGQIDPSHQANIKIAAGKK, via the coding sequence ATGAAATGTAAAAAGCTATTGATTTTTAGTATACTAGGTACAAGTATATTTTGGGGCAGTATAGGAATAGGATATGGGCAAACATATACTGTTCAAGAAGGGGATAGCTTTTGGAAGATTAGTCAAAAATACAATGTTCCTTTAAAAGAAATTATGACACTAAATCATGCTGATGAAAATACAGAGATTTATCCAGGAAATCAAATTATTATTTCTGAGAATGAAACTTATAAAGTGCAAGCAGGAGATACTTATTGGATTATTAGTCAAAAATATAATGTGAATTTTAAAAATCTGTTAGCTTGTAATGGAGCTAATGAAAATACATGGCTTGAGGTAGGCGATGTTATAAAAATTCCTAGTAGTCAAAATTTATCAAATACGGAAAAGACACAAATAAATACAAAGCCTTATGTTACGTATATTACCCATACGGTAAAGGCAGGAGATGACCCTTGGAAGCTTTCCTTACAGTATGGAATTCCTATGAAAGAAATTTTAGATGCAAATCATATGAATGAAAATCAATGGCTTACTATTGGACAATCTATTAAAATTCCAGTTCATCATGTTCCAATTCTACCTACTCCAGCTAGTAAATATGGTGAATATTTAGATTGGTGGAGTGGGGCTCAATATGTTCTGCCTATAGGAGCAAAATTTACAGTTGTAGATTTTGCAACAGGAAAAAGATGGAATATGAAAAGAACAATAGGAGCCAATCATGCAGATTGTGAACCTATAACAAAAGAGGATACAAATATAATGAAAGGTGTTTGGGGAGGAACTTTTAGTTGGGATACAAGACCTGTAGTTATAGAATATAAAGGAAGAAAAATTGCAGCATCTGCTGCTGCTATGCCTCATGATGTTCAGTATATTAATGACAATAATTTTGATGGGCATATGGATATTCATTTTTTAAATAGTACAAGACATAAAGATGGACAAATTGATCCAAGTCATCAAGCAAATATCAAAATTGCAGCAGGAAAAAAATAG
- a CDS encoding Lon protease family protein, which translates to MLKKYGVLVDKLKNKCDVDCFEFETTRDLYPLYGIIGQNRASEALEFGLGMKRKGYNIFVSGESGTGKNSYVLAITQKKAERRKIPDDWVYVYNFKNPDSPMALSLNSGMGILFKKDIEEMIEVLKKEVPKVFTTKEYENQKTVLIQEFENYTQEVIGDLNELAKQYDFTFEQTDKGLMSVPLKEGRPMSQEEYQSLTSEEIEDLRENTNELSIETVEIFNRLRSLEEEYRSDLKKLDVKMSSDLLNFHIHPIEEKFKGNLCIKEYLKDLKEDIIEHIQKFKKDKKEINNPFAILDVRSTEAFFDRYEVNLFIDHSQMKGAPIVNETNPNYYNLIGRIEYKNELGALKTDFTQIKPGALHRANGGYLILQAKDLLSNLFAWNALKRALKTNQIVIEGLDKQIGYVVTSTLKPEPIPLDVKVIIIGDAYTYYLLYQYDEDFKKLFKIMADFDIEMKRNEENVHKMARFIATHCEKEGLKHFDKKAVGRVIEYSCRLSDHQNKLSSRFNQVVEILYEADQFAEIAGSDIVKLEHIQKAIEQKIYRNNKYEEKVLEMFDQGVYLLDVEGEKVGQINGLAVTGTGEYSFGKPSKITVSTYTGEAGIINIEREVKKSGSIHDKGVLILNGYLGEKFAQKKPLSLSASIVFEQLYSGVDGDSASSTELYALLSSLAKVPIKQYIAVTGSVNQRGEIQPIGGVNEKIEGFFKVCKLKGLTGKQGVMIPHQNVVNLMLSDEVIQAVENNMFHIYAVSTIEEGIEVLTGKEAGKLKEDGNYTEKSVFDLVSRRLEEFSKETKAAKS; encoded by the coding sequence ATGTTAAAAAAATATGGAGTTTTAGTAGACAAGCTAAAAAATAAATGTGATGTGGATTGTTTTGAATTTGAAACAACAAGGGATCTATATCCTTTGTATGGAATTATTGGACAAAATAGGGCTTCGGAGGCGCTGGAGTTTGGATTGGGAATGAAGAGAAAAGGATATAATATTTTTGTATCAGGAGAAAGCGGAACAGGAAAAAATAGTTATGTATTAGCTATTACACAAAAAAAAGCAGAACGTAGAAAGATACCAGATGATTGGGTTTATGTATATAATTTTAAAAATCCAGACAGTCCAATGGCTCTTTCTTTAAACAGTGGAATGGGTATTTTGTTTAAAAAAGATATAGAAGAAATGATTGAGGTTTTAAAAAAGGAAGTTCCTAAAGTATTTACCACAAAAGAATACGAAAATCAAAAAACTGTACTCATTCAGGAATTTGAAAATTATACACAAGAAGTGATAGGTGATTTAAATGAACTAGCCAAACAATATGATTTTACATTTGAACAAACAGACAAAGGACTGATGAGCGTTCCACTAAAAGAAGGACGTCCTATGAGTCAAGAAGAATATCAAAGCTTGACTTCAGAAGAAATAGAAGATTTAAGAGAAAATACAAATGAACTAAGTATAGAGACAGTAGAAATATTTAATAGGTTAAGGAGCTTAGAAGAGGAATATAGAAGTGATCTGAAAAAGTTAGATGTAAAAATGTCATCTGATTTACTCAATTTTCATATTCATCCGATAGAAGAGAAATTCAAAGGAAATTTGTGCATAAAAGAATATTTAAAGGATTTAAAGGAAGATATTATAGAACATATACAAAAATTTAAAAAAGATAAAAAAGAAATCAACAATCCTTTTGCTATTTTAGATGTAAGATCAACAGAAGCTTTTTTTGATCGATATGAAGTAAATTTATTTATTGATCATAGTCAAATGAAAGGGGCTCCTATTGTAAATGAAACCAATCCTAATTATTATAATTTGATTGGAAGAATTGAATATAAAAATGAATTAGGTGCTTTGAAAACAGATTTTACTCAAATTAAACCAGGTGCACTGCATCGAGCAAATGGAGGGTATTTAATTTTACAAGCTAAAGATCTTTTATCTAATCTCTTTGCGTGGAATGCTCTCAAAAGAGCTTTAAAAACAAATCAAATTGTAATAGAAGGTTTAGATAAACAAATAGGATATGTAGTTACATCTACTTTAAAGCCGGAGCCTATTCCGTTAGATGTAAAAGTAATTATCATAGGAGATGCCTATACATATTATCTTCTGTATCAATATGATGAAGATTTTAAGAAGCTTTTTAAAATTATGGCAGATTTTGATATAGAAATGAAGAGAAACGAAGAGAATGTACATAAAATGGCAAGATTTATTGCAACTCATTGTGAAAAAGAAGGTTTAAAGCATTTTGATAAAAAAGCAGTAGGAAGAGTTATTGAATACAGTTGTCGTCTTTCTGACCATCAAAACAAATTGAGTTCAAGATTTAATCAAGTGGTAGAAATATTGTATGAAGCAGATCAATTTGCAGAAATAGCAGGATCAGACATTGTAAAGCTTGAACATATCCAAAAGGCTATTGAACAAAAAATTTATAGAAATAATAAATATGAAGAAAAAGTATTAGAAATGTTTGATCAAGGAGTATATCTTTTAGATGTAGAAGGAGAAAAAGTAGGTCAAATTAATGGACTAGCAGTTACAGGTACAGGAGAATATTCCTTTGGAAAACCAAGTAAAATCACGGTATCTACTTATACAGGAGAAGCAGGGATTATTAATATAGAAAGAGAAGTCAAAAAAAGTGGAAGTATTCATGATAAAGGGGTACTGATTTTAAATGGGTATTTAGGAGAGAAATTTGCACAGAAAAAACCATTATCACTATCTGCTAGTATTGTATTTGAACAATTGTATTCTGGAGTAGATGGAGATAGTGCTTCTAGTACAGAGCTATATGCATTATTATCTAGTTTAGCTAAGGTACCTATTAAACAATATATAGCAGTTACAGGGTCTGTCAATCAAAGAGGAGAAATTCAGCCTATAGGAGGAGTCAATGAAAAGATAGAAGGATTTTTTAAAGTATGCAAATTAAAAGGATTAACAGGAAAACAAGGAGTTATGATTCCACATCAAAATGTAGTCAATTTAATGCTTTCTGATGAAGTAATTCAAGCTGTAGAAAATAATATGTTTCATATTTATGCAGTATCTACTATAGAAGAGGGAATAGAAGTTTTGACAGGAAAAGAAGCAGGAAAATTAAAAGAAGATGGAAATTATACAGAGAAAAGTGTGTTTGATCTTGTGAGTAGAAGACTTGAGGAGTTTTCAAAAGAAACAAAAGCAGCAAAGTCATAA
- a CDS encoding 5-formyltetrahydrofolate cyclo-ligase: MKENIRKNILKKRKDLSVEEVTQKSSEIFKHLKSLSIYNNAKNVMVYMDFRNEVKTDKIIEDLLSQNKKVILPISIKETKQLLLSELKDPQKELYVSTYGILEPKENFIREVDPKTIDLVLVPGVAFDRFGFRIGYGAGYYDRFFQRIHHPIISIGLAFDLQIIDKVPTHPLDYPLDYILTEKEIITCK; encoded by the coding sequence ATGAAAGAAAATATTCGTAAAAATATTCTTAAAAAAAGAAAAGACCTTTCTGTAGAAGAGGTCACACAAAAAAGCAGTGAAATTTTTAAACACCTAAAAAGTCTTTCTATCTATAACAATGCTAAAAATGTTATGGTTTATATGGACTTTAGAAATGAAGTAAAAACAGATAAAATCATAGAAGACCTTTTATCTCAAAACAAAAAGGTTATTCTTCCTATTAGTATCAAAGAGACAAAGCAACTCCTTTTATCAGAGTTAAAAGACCCTCAAAAGGAGCTTTATGTAAGTACTTATGGAATTTTAGAACCTAAAGAGAATTTTATTAGAGAAGTAGATCCTAAAACAATTGATTTAGTATTAGTTCCTGGAGTTGCCTTTGACCGGTTCGGCTTTAGAATTGGATATGGAGCAGGATATTATGATCGATTTTTTCAAAGGATTCATCATCCTATTATTTCTATTGGATTGGCCTTTGACCTTCAAATTATTGATAAGGTTCCTACCCATCCACTAGATTATCCACTAGATTATATCCTTACAGAAAAAGAAATCATTACTTGTAAATAA
- the ftsE gene encoding cell division ATP-binding protein FtsE, translating to MINLINITKQYAKDTIALSNVNIKIEKGDFAFIVGSSGAGKSTFIKLLLKEIEPTKGKIIIDGIDITKLSNRKVPYLRRKMGVIFQDFRLLPNKTVYENVAFAMEIIGSSSKEIRRQVPTILAMVGLSGKAKMYPHELSGGEQQRVSIARAIVNNPSVLIADEPTGNLDPDTAWEIMKLIKQINRRGTTVVMATHAKEIVDMMQQRVIAIEGGKIVRDDQKGVYGYEE from the coding sequence ATGATAAATCTAATAAATATTACCAAACAATATGCAAAAGATACGATTGCACTTTCTAATGTAAATATAAAAATAGAAAAAGGAGATTTTGCATTTATAGTAGGGTCTAGTGGGGCTGGAAAATCTACTTTTATAAAATTACTATTAAAAGAAATTGAGCCTACAAAAGGGAAAATCATCATAGATGGAATAGATATTACAAAATTAAGTAATAGAAAAGTTCCTTATTTAAGAAGAAAAATGGGTGTGATTTTTCAGGATTTTAGACTTTTACCAAATAAGACAGTATATGAAAATGTAGCGTTTGCTATGGAGATTATTGGATCAAGTTCAAAGGAAATAAGAAGACAAGTACCAACTATTTTAGCTATGGTGGGGCTTAGTGGAAAAGCAAAAATGTATCCTCATGAACTCTCAGGAGGAGAACAGCAAAGAGTGTCTATTGCAAGGGCTATTGTAAATAATCCATCTGTACTTATTGCGGACGAGCCAACAGGAAATTTAGACCCAGATACAGCATGGGAAATTATGAAGCTTATCAAACAAATCAATAGAAGAGGTACAACTGTAGTGATGGCTACACATGCCAAAGAAATTGTAGATATGATGCAGCAAAGAGTTATTGCTATCGAAGGAGGAAAAATCGTAAGAGACGATCAGAAAGGTGTGTATGGCTATGAAGAGTAG
- the ftsX gene encoding permease-like cell division protein FtsX — MYMFKQGLKGFWRNRVMGIVAIASIASMLTILGIVFMLVLNINSLAEDAKKQFDSIPIYLKNDLTESQIEDMGSIIKNIEGVERVDFLSKEEALDNMKKKWGENGYLLEGLEKNPLPNSYIIKLKDINDAENVVTKVQGLEGLEEIKYHKDIIEKLLKITDFIRTIGIFIIGALILISMFVVANTIKLTVMARNKEINIMKYVGATNWFIRWPFLIEGMMIGLFGSLIALGIVGAGYKKLFDVITQKLYVMFTAYMIPAPIVIESITIIFIVLGVGIGALGSIFSMRKFLKV; from the coding sequence ATGTATATGTTCAAGCAAGGGTTAAAAGGATTTTGGAGAAATAGAGTAATGGGGATTGTAGCCATAGCATCCATAGCCTCTATGCTTACCATTTTAGGAATTGTATTTATGTTAGTACTCAATATCAATAGTTTAGCAGAAGATGCAAAAAAACAATTTGATTCTATTCCAATATATTTAAAAAATGATTTAACTGAAAGTCAAATAGAAGATATGGGATCTATTATAAAGAATATTGAAGGAGTAGAAAGAGTAGATTTTTTATCTAAAGAAGAAGCTTTAGATAATATGAAAAAGAAATGGGGGGAAAATGGATATCTTTTAGAAGGACTAGAAAAAAATCCATTACCTAATAGTTATATTATCAAATTAAAAGATATTAATGATGCAGAAAATGTAGTAACAAAAGTACAAGGGTTAGAAGGTTTGGAAGAAATAAAATATCATAAGGATATTATTGAAAAGCTTCTTAAAATTACAGACTTTATTAGAACCATAGGGATTTTTATTATAGGAGCTCTAATTCTTATTTCTATGTTTGTAGTAGCCAATACTATTAAACTTACAGTTATGGCAAGAAATAAGGAAATTAACATTATGAAATATGTAGGAGCTACCAATTGGTTTATTCGTTGGCCTTTTTTAATAGAAGGAATGATGATAGGATTGTTTGGATCTTTAATAGCATTAGGAATTGTAGGGGCTGGATATAAAAAATTATTTGATGTGATTACTCAAAAGCTATATGTAATGTTTACTGCATATATGATCCCTGCTCCTATTGTAATTGAAAGTATAACCATAATATTTATTGTATTAGGTGTGGGAATTGGAGCGTTAGGAAGTATATTTTCTATGAGAAAATTCTTAAAAGTATAA
- a CDS encoding murein hydrolase activator EnvC family protein: MDKGFKKSLLLIGVILSLLISPTFAQNVTSDQKKLDNVNKEINNAQKKLRENKQKEISLSTQIKQLDEKIYHTEQELAQIDQEVNITKKKINVTQNELQKAENNIENKNDTLNARLRVMYKNGDMGYAEVLLNSESIIDLLSNLDMVKKIFSQDMDLLAYMKGQRDDIATKKKILETHRSKMVAMMSTMQSKQKELQVSRGEAHRIRGQIQNDSKELEKQVDELNDYAEKIVAEIRKKQSTGKYVGGKLAWPAPGYTRITSPYGYRIHPILKRKKMHTGIDIGIPAGKSVVAAGDGVVMSAGTLGAYGKAVTIDHGGGIVTLYAHNSSLLVSEGQKITRGQVIAKAGSTGRATGPHLHFEVRKNGKYTDPIPWVK; encoded by the coding sequence ATGGACAAAGGCTTTAAAAAATCTTTATTATTAATAGGGGTTATCCTTTCTTTATTGATTAGCCCTACCTTTGCTCAAAATGTAACTAGTGATCAAAAGAAATTAGATAATGTCAATAAAGAAATTAATAATGCACAGAAAAAGCTAAGAGAGAATAAACAAAAAGAAATAAGTTTATCTACACAAATTAAGCAATTAGATGAAAAGATTTATCATACAGAACAAGAACTAGCTCAAATAGATCAAGAAGTAAACATTACAAAAAAGAAAATTAATGTTACTCAAAATGAATTACAAAAGGCAGAAAATAATATAGAAAATAAAAATGATACATTAAATGCAAGATTAAGAGTCATGTATAAAAATGGAGATATGGGTTATGCAGAAGTTTTGTTAAATTCTGAAAGCATTATAGATCTTTTATCTAATTTAGATATGGTTAAAAAGATATTTTCTCAAGATATGGATCTTTTAGCTTATATGAAAGGACAAAGAGATGATATAGCCACCAAGAAAAAAATATTAGAAACTCATAGAAGTAAAATGGTTGCTATGATGAGCACTATGCAGTCTAAACAAAAGGAGTTACAAGTAAGTAGAGGAGAGGCACATCGAATCAGAGGACAAATTCAAAATGATTCAAAGGAATTAGAAAAACAAGTAGATGAACTCAATGATTATGCAGAAAAAATTGTAGCAGAAATCAGAAAAAAACAATCTACAGGGAAATATGTAGGAGGAAAACTTGCTTGGCCAGCTCCAGGATATACAAGAATTACTTCTCCATATGGATATAGAATTCATCCAATACTTAAAAGAAAAAAAATGCATACAGGAATTGATATAGGAATTCCGGCAGGGAAAAGTGTAGTAGCTGCTGGAGATGGAGTAGTTATGAGTGCAGGAACATTAGGGGCATATGGAAAGGCGGTAACTATTGATCATGGAGGAGGAATTGTTACTTTATATGCTCATAATTCAAGTCTTTTGGTTTCAGAAGGACAAAAAATCACAAGAGGACAAGTTATTGCAAAGGCTGGAAGTACAGGACGAGCAACAGGACCTCACCTTCATTTTGAGGTTAGAAAAAATGGAAAATATACAGATCCAATTCCATGGGTAAAATAG